Proteins from a single region of Pseudomonas fulva:
- a CDS encoding AraC family transcriptional regulator: MLNARLMRLDDQAHEHTHDHHQLVMSVSGRAEFEVVGRGGEVCRMRACLVPGDADHQFAGIGDNRMLIVDLNEQDMSSEDLQLLGHLFDTPRYPQLDADFQHLLCYAGAELERYGSDPLLARSLGGVLLRALHLRLFGEPSVRGHGSLDVQRLDGYIADNLARRISVAELAHVACLSPSHFHAQFKDSVGLTPHQYLLKARLDRATRLLRGSGLPLVRIAEECGFSSQSALTTAMRRYLGLTPKRLRGSE; the protein is encoded by the coding sequence ATGCTCAACGCCCGCCTCATGCGCCTGGACGATCAGGCCCACGAACATACCCATGACCACCATCAACTGGTGATGTCGGTGTCCGGGCGTGCCGAGTTCGAGGTGGTGGGGCGTGGCGGCGAGGTGTGCCGCATGCGCGCCTGCCTGGTGCCGGGCGATGCCGACCACCAGTTCGCCGGTATCGGCGACAACCGCATGCTGATCGTCGACCTCAACGAGCAGGACATGAGCAGCGAAGACCTGCAACTGCTCGGCCACCTGTTCGACACCCCGCGCTACCCGCAGCTCGATGCCGACTTCCAGCACCTGCTCTGCTACGCCGGCGCCGAGCTGGAGCGCTACGGCAGCGACCCGTTGCTGGCCCGTTCGCTGGGCGGCGTGCTGCTGCGCGCCCTGCACCTGCGGCTGTTCGGCGAGCCGTCCGTTCGTGGCCATGGCTCGCTGGACGTGCAACGTCTGGACGGTTACATCGCCGACAACCTGGCACGGCGCATCAGCGTGGCCGAGCTGGCCCATGTCGCCTGCCTGAGCCCGAGCCATTTCCACGCCCAGTTCAAGGACAGCGTCGGCCTTACGCCGCACCAGTACCTGCTCAAGGCGCGCCTCGATCGCGCCACCCGGCTGTTGCGGGGCAGCGGGCTGCCACTGGTGCGTATCGCCGAGGAGTGCGGCTTCTCCAGCCAGAGCGCACTGACCACCGCCATGCGCCGCTATCTGGGGCTCACGCCAAAGCGCCTGCGCGGCAGCGAGTAG
- a CDS encoding putative bifunctional diguanylate cyclase/phosphodiesterase has translation MVRTSFQARIASVLILLLLVVIGALYFAVQAATTASIRTQAREQLEVGTGVFGQLLDVHARQLRDAVQVLTADFGFREAVASGDEATIRSALFNHGARINAGVVMMFDMDGKLTASTLAPLSVSRAEQINGQLSRHGQSLLMPVDGRIYLLVQATVNAPVPIARLVTGFAIDEGFARELNQLTHLELTLTGSMEGQPDVRISTLQDMPMITFDGDSGEVMHGDEPFLVQRLVLASGDGFRVQALLQRSLEQARGSVAALNRQILLIAVAALVASLLGALLLARSLSQPIRQLAGAAQRVGQGDYEVPLALDRSDELGSLASAFQSMQHGIAERERQLAHNALHDSLTGLPNRNLALERLSSAIMAERHIALLYLGIGNFRTVTESCEAGGGDRVMQQLATRLQAALRPSDSLARLHGDEFVLLLDGADVDSAVATADRVQQLSMKPFRIDNVDVALDCRIGIAGFPSDGVTPEELLRRAGIAMQDAGHLAGRIQVYESGRDAVQQRQVQLIRDLRRAAQREELLLHYQPKLDVRNPARIQAEGLLRWQHPQFGMVSPGEFIPLAERTGSIQTLTAWVIEEGVRQLQEWRQRGRVVQLSLNISTEDLIDTELPTRVGRLLAHYQVPAAQLIFEITESGVMLNPAAALQVLHGLREKGIGLSVDDFGTGYSSLAQLKRMPVQELKIDQSFIRELDDTSEDAVIVRSTIEMSHSLGLKVVAEGVELQRSLDLLDRWQCDSVQGYLISRPLAAQAFEAWMQRPSISPVSLVH, from the coding sequence ATGGTTCGCACTAGCTTCCAGGCGCGTATCGCCAGTGTGCTGATCCTGCTGTTGCTGGTGGTGATCGGCGCGCTGTATTTCGCCGTGCAGGCGGCCACCACTGCGTCGATCCGCACCCAGGCGCGCGAGCAGCTGGAGGTGGGGACCGGCGTGTTCGGGCAACTGCTCGACGTCCACGCCCGGCAGCTGCGCGACGCGGTACAGGTGCTGACCGCCGATTTCGGCTTCCGCGAAGCGGTGGCCAGCGGCGACGAGGCGACCATCCGCTCGGCGCTGTTCAATCATGGCGCGCGGATCAATGCCGGCGTGGTGATGATGTTCGACATGGATGGCAAATTGACCGCCAGCACACTGGCGCCGCTGTCCGTGTCACGGGCCGAGCAGATCAACGGGCAATTGAGTCGGCATGGGCAGAGCCTGCTCATGCCGGTCGATGGCCGCATCTATCTGCTGGTGCAGGCCACCGTCAATGCCCCGGTGCCGATCGCGCGGCTGGTGACGGGGTTCGCCATCGATGAAGGGTTCGCCCGCGAGCTGAATCAGCTCACCCACCTGGAGCTGACCCTCACTGGCAGCATGGAAGGCCAGCCGGACGTGCGCATAAGCACCCTGCAGGACATGCCGATGATCACCTTCGACGGTGACAGCGGCGAGGTCATGCATGGCGATGAACCCTTTCTGGTGCAACGCCTGGTACTCGCCAGCGGTGACGGCTTTCGCGTGCAGGCGCTGTTGCAGCGCTCGCTCGAACAGGCCCGTGGCTCGGTGGCTGCCCTCAACAGGCAGATCCTGCTGATCGCCGTGGCCGCCCTGGTGGCGTCCCTGCTCGGTGCGCTGCTGCTGGCGCGCAGCCTGTCGCAGCCAATCCGCCAGCTGGCCGGTGCGGCGCAGCGGGTTGGCCAGGGCGACTACGAGGTGCCGCTGGCCCTCGACCGCTCCGATGAACTCGGCAGTTTGGCCAGTGCCTTCCAGAGCATGCAGCACGGCATCGCCGAGCGTGAGCGGCAACTGGCCCATAACGCCCTGCACGACTCCCTGACCGGCCTGCCCAATCGCAACCTGGCGCTCGAACGCCTGAGCAGTGCGATCATGGCCGAGCGGCATATCGCCTTGCTGTACCTGGGCATCGGCAACTTTCGCACGGTTACCGAAAGTTGCGAGGCGGGCGGTGGCGACCGCGTCATGCAGCAACTGGCCACCCGCCTGCAGGCGGCGTTGCGCCCCTCCGACAGCCTGGCGCGGCTGCACGGCGACGAGTTCGTGCTGCTGCTCGATGGCGCCGACGTCGACAGCGCGGTGGCCACGGCCGACCGGGTGCAGCAGCTGTCCATGAAGCCGTTTCGTATCGATAACGTGGACGTCGCCCTGGATTGCCGCATCGGCATCGCCGGCTTTCCCAGTGATGGCGTGACGCCGGAAGAACTGCTGCGCCGCGCCGGCATCGCCATGCAGGACGCCGGCCATCTGGCCGGGCGCATCCAGGTTTACGAAAGCGGCCGCGACGCCGTTCAGCAGCGTCAGGTGCAGCTGATCCGCGACTTGCGCCGCGCTGCGCAGCGCGAGGAACTGCTGTTGCACTACCAACCCAAGCTGGACGTGCGCAACCCGGCGCGCATCCAGGCCGAGGGCCTGCTGCGCTGGCAGCATCCGCAGTTCGGCATGGTGTCGCCAGGCGAGTTCATCCCGCTGGCCGAGCGTACCGGCAGCATCCAGACCCTGACTGCCTGGGTGATCGAGGAGGGCGTGCGCCAGCTGCAGGAATGGCGTCAGCGCGGGCGGGTGGTGCAGCTGTCGCTGAACATCTCCACCGAAGACCTGATCGATACCGAACTGCCTACCCGCGTCGGTCGGCTGCTGGCCCATTACCAGGTTCCGGCCGCCCAACTGATCTTCGAAATCACCGAGAGCGGTGTGATGCTCAACCCGGCGGCGGCCTTGCAGGTGCTGCACGGGCTGCGTGAAAAAGGAATCGGCCTGTCGGTGGACGACTTCGGCACCGGCTATTCTTCACTGGCGCAGCTCAAGCGCATGCCGGTGCAGGAATTGAAGATCGACCAGTCCTTTATCCGTGAGCTGGACGACACCAGCGAGGACGCGGTGATCGTGCGCTCGACCATCGAGATGAGCCATAGCCTGGGCCTCAAGGTGGTGGCCGAGGGCGTCGAGCTGCAGCGCAGCCTGGACCTGCTCGACCGCTGGCAGTGCGACAGCGTGCAGGGCTACCTGATCAGCCGACCCCTGGCGGCGCAGGCGTTCGAGGCCTGGATGCAGCGGCCGTCAATTTCTCCCGTTTCCCTGGTGCATTGA
- the imuA gene encoding translesion DNA synthesis-associated protein ImuA — MSSVVAIDHLLNERRIWRGQGIVAPSGHQPTGNAALDASLPGGGWPEAALSELLVEAPGIGELRVVLATLARLSAAGERVVLVAPPYVPYPGAWSAAGVEMKQLALIQASARDALWAAEQCLRSGCCGAVVLWPQRADDRALRRLQIAAETGQTLAFAYRPLHEARNPSPAALRLTIQARPAQVRVLKCRGGQPPARTFDLSGWGF, encoded by the coding sequence ATGTCTTCCGTCGTCGCTATCGATCATCTGCTCAATGAGCGCCGTATCTGGCGTGGCCAGGGCATTGTCGCGCCCAGCGGCCACCAGCCCACGGGCAACGCGGCGCTGGATGCTTCGTTGCCAGGCGGTGGCTGGCCGGAAGCAGCGTTGAGCGAGCTGCTCGTCGAGGCGCCAGGTATCGGTGAGCTGCGCGTGGTGCTGGCGACATTGGCGCGCTTGAGCGCTGCCGGGGAGCGGGTGGTGTTGGTCGCGCCGCCCTACGTGCCCTACCCCGGCGCCTGGTCGGCAGCGGGGGTAGAGATGAAGCAGTTGGCGCTGATCCAGGCGAGCGCGCGGGATGCCTTGTGGGCGGCCGAGCAGTGCCTGCGTTCGGGCTGTTGCGGGGCGGTGGTGCTGTGGCCGCAACGGGCCGATGACCGTGCCCTGCGCCGCCTGCAGATTGCCGCCGAAACCGGGCAGACCCTGGCCTTCGCCTACCGCCCACTGCATGAGGCGCGCAACCCTTCGCCGGCGGCCTTGCGTCTGACCATCCAGGCTCGGCCCGCCCAGGTGCGGGTGCTCAAGTGCCGAGGTGGGCAACCACCGGCGCGCACGTTTGATTTGAGCGGCTGGGGCTTTTGA
- a CDS encoding group I truncated hemoglobin, whose amino-acid sequence MLRSLCVALLALVLIGCAQQPAKDDSLYRDLGEKPGITRIVEGMLINVAGDPRIVQFFARVDIAGLRDKLVDKFCVIAGGPCVYTGDSLEESHKGQNLSPSHFNALVENLQASMDSQGVPTPVQNRLLARLAPLRGQVIGK is encoded by the coding sequence ATGCTGCGTTCACTGTGCGTTGCGCTGCTGGCGCTGGTACTGATCGGTTGCGCGCAGCAGCCGGCCAAGGACGACAGCCTGTACCGCGACCTGGGCGAAAAGCCCGGCATCACCCGCATCGTCGAGGGCATGCTGATCAACGTGGCAGGCGACCCGCGCATCGTGCAGTTCTTTGCCAGGGTGGATATCGCCGGGCTGCGTGACAAGCTGGTCGACAAGTTCTGCGTGATCGCCGGCGGGCCCTGCGTGTACACCGGCGACTCCCTCGAGGAAAGCCACAAGGGCCAGAACCTGTCGCCCAGCCACTTCAACGCCCTGGTCGAGAACCTGCAGGCCTCGATGGACAGCCAGGGCGTGCCGACGCCCGTGCAGAACCGCCTGCTGGCGCGCCTGGCGCCCTTGCGTGGGCAGGTGATCGGGAAATAG
- a CDS encoding Y-family DNA polymerase produces the protein MRWACILLPQLAMDGVLRGREEAEAPLVLLSGTPQRRMLQAVNPAARALGLRPGLTLTAAQSLNCAFASAEYDPADIERWRSFLAAWAYGFSSQVSLHYPRCLLLEVQSSLSLFGPWPRFEARLREELTALGFRHRITLAHHPAAARMLANLHDGLAITDEQALRERLAAMPLDRIGLSEELVTTLARMGLRQVRQLQALPRDSLARRFPPELLAGLDTLMGLRPLALDYYRPPDVFDSRLELHFEVESTQALLFPLRRLIADLAAYLAGRDCGVQRFVLHLEHRDGDDSLLPVGLLSAEREAAMLLEFTRGRLEQLQLPSPVLALRLVARDLPTFVPQHQALFEDRPQQTLGWEQLRERLRARLGDDAVQGLAAHADHRPEKAWRTETSRIALPGPSGARPSWLLPEPQVLREPLHILSGPERIESGWWDGEDVRRDYYLIETRSGQRGWAFRSVGEDGPLRLHGWFA, from the coding sequence ATGCGCTGGGCGTGCATCCTGCTGCCGCAACTGGCCATGGACGGCGTGTTGCGTGGCCGTGAAGAGGCCGAAGCGCCGCTGGTGCTGCTGAGCGGCACACCGCAGCGGCGCATGTTGCAGGCGGTCAACCCGGCCGCGCGGGCGCTCGGCCTGCGCCCGGGGCTGACGCTGACGGCGGCGCAATCCTTGAACTGCGCATTCGCCAGCGCCGAGTACGACCCCGCCGACATCGAGCGCTGGCGCAGCTTCCTGGCGGCCTGGGCCTACGGTTTCAGCTCCCAGGTGAGCCTGCACTATCCGCGCTGCCTGCTGCTGGAGGTGCAATCGAGCCTGTCCCTGTTCGGCCCCTGGCCGCGCTTCGAGGCGCGCTTGCGTGAGGAGCTGACGGCACTGGGCTTTCGCCATCGCATCACCCTGGCGCACCACCCGGCTGCGGCGCGCATGCTCGCCAACCTGCACGACGGCCTGGCGATCACCGACGAGCAGGCATTGCGCGAGCGGCTGGCGGCCATGCCGCTGGATCGCATCGGCCTGTCCGAGGAGCTGGTCACCACGTTGGCGCGCATGGGCCTGCGCCAGGTGCGTCAGTTGCAGGCGCTGCCCCGCGACAGCCTGGCGCGGCGCTTCCCGCCCGAGTTGCTGGCCGGCCTGGATACCCTGATGGGCCTGCGCCCGCTGGCACTCGACTACTACCGCCCGCCGGATGTGTTCGACAGTCGGCTGGAGCTGCACTTCGAGGTGGAGTCGACCCAGGCCCTGCTGTTTCCGCTGCGCCGCCTGATCGCCGACCTAGCCGCCTACCTGGCGGGCCGGGACTGCGGCGTGCAGCGTTTCGTGCTGCACCTGGAACACCGTGACGGTGACGACAGCCTCTTGCCCGTCGGCCTGCTCAGTGCCGAGCGGGAGGCGGCGATGCTGCTGGAGTTCACCCGCGGCCGCCTGGAGCAGCTGCAACTGCCGTCACCGGTATTGGCACTGCGCCTGGTGGCCCGCGACCTGCCCACCTTCGTGCCGCAGCACCAGGCCTTGTTCGAGGACCGGCCGCAGCAAACCCTGGGCTGGGAGCAGCTGCGTGAGCGCCTGCGTGCGCGCCTGGGTGACGACGCCGTGCAAGGCCTGGCCGCCCATGCCGATCACCGCCCGGAGAAGGCCTGGCGCACGGAGACGAGCCGCATTGCGTTGCCCGGCCCGAGCGGCGCGCGGCCCAGCTGGCTGCTGCCGGAGCCACAGGTGCTGCGCGAGCCGCTGCATATTCTCAGCGGCCCGGAGCGCATCGAATCCGGCTGGTGGGATGGCGAGGACGTGCGCCGCGACTACTACCTGATCGAGACCCGCAGCGGCCAGCGCGGCTGGGCCTTTCGCAGCGTCGGCGAAGACGGCCCGTTGCGGCTGCACGGCTGGTTCGCATGA
- a CDS encoding methylamine utilization protein — translation MTKPLFLAAPLYLIGALGLVEAASLQGDVVDAKGAPLANAVVTLQGPAGGAAAPGKAVMDQQEMRFVPSVLAVRTGTAVTFPNRDDIRHQVYSFSPAKRFELRLYQGTPSEPVLFDKPGLVVLGCNIHDWMVGYIYVTDDPWFAVSDAQGKVRFDNLPAGDYRATLWHSALPDMQPRQGEAFKVEGTAAQRFALPVEAASEAEPPGAPPSAFGDAFKKAVEHGSH, via the coding sequence ATGACCAAACCTCTCTTTCTCGCTGCACCCCTGTACCTGATCGGCGCGCTGGGCCTCGTCGAGGCCGCCAGCCTGCAGGGTGACGTGGTGGACGCCAAGGGCGCGCCGCTGGCCAATGCCGTGGTGACGTTGCAGGGCCCGGCGGGCGGCGCCGCCGCGCCGGGCAAGGCGGTGATGGACCAGCAGGAGATGCGTTTCGTGCCCAGCGTGCTGGCCGTGCGCACCGGCACCGCAGTGACCTTTCCCAATCGCGACGACATTCGTCACCAGGTCTATTCGTTCTCGCCGGCCAAACGCTTCGAGTTGCGTCTGTACCAGGGCACGCCCAGCGAACCGGTGCTGTTCGACAAGCCCGGCCTGGTGGTGCTGGGCTGCAATATCCACGACTGGATGGTGGGCTACATCTACGTCACCGATGATCCCTGGTTCGCCGTCAGCGACGCCCAGGGCAAGGTCCGCTTCGACAACCTGCCGGCTGGCGACTACCGCGCCACCCTATGGCACTCGGCGCTGCCCGACATGCAGCCGCGTCAGGGCGAGGCGTTCAAGGTCGAGGGCACCGCGGCGCAGCGCTTCGCCCTGCCGGTCGAAGCCGCCAGTGAGGCCGAGCCACCGGGCGCGCCACCCAGCGCCTTTGGCGATGCCTTCAAGAAAGCCGTGGAACATGGTTCGCACTAG
- a CDS encoding error-prone DNA polymerase has product MSLPDYAELHCLSNFSFQRGASSAAELVERAKLLGYRALAITDECTLAGIVRAWQAAKEHGVKLIVGSELRLQNGARLVLLVENLAGYQRLCALITRARRRAEKGRYILLDEDLPVEPDGLLAIWLPAPDDNAMAGAWLRERFAERLWLGVELHRSGNDAALLQHGLGLARQLGIPAVACGDVHMHARGRRALQDCMTAIRHHLPVAEAGAHLFANGERHLRRREELAELYPPELLAETLHIAERCRFDLDELQYQYPHELVPAGHTPSSWLRQLVEDGIRWRWPDGITEPVRKQIDKELSLIGELQYESYFLTVHDIVRFAREQSILCQGRGSAANSSVCFALGITELNPMAKGSRLLFERFLSRERNEPPDIDVDFEHDRREEVIQYVFRRYGRERAALTAVVSTYHGAGAIRDVAKALGLPPDQINALASCCGRWSDRIPDAERLREAGFDPQSKVLHRVLVLAGELIGFPRHLSQHPGGFVISETPLDTLVPVENASMAERTVIQWDKDDLDAVGLLKVDVLALGMLSALRRCFDLLAAYRGKRWTLASLPAEDQATYEMISRADTLGVFQIESRAQMAMLPRLRPKTFYDLVIQVAIVRPGPIQGDMVHPYLRRRTGEEEVTYPSEELQPVFERTLGVPLFQEQVMELAIIAADYSPGEADELRRAMAAWKRHGGLEPHRERLTKRMLEKDYPIEYINRIFEQIKGFGSYGFPESHASSFALLTYASCWLKCHEPAAFACALINSWPMGFYNPDQVLQDARRHGLRIHPVDVRHSAWECTLEDIGKPQPAIRLGLCLVKGFREDAALRIVSAREQAAFGDIADLCQRARLDNNARTRLADAGALQALVGHRHQARWAIAGVEPQLPLFASLPAQQETAISLPRPSVGENLLTDYATLGTTLGPHPLALLRGKLRAARCRSRRELERVEPGRMVSVAGLVIGRQRPQTASGVTFVTLEDEFGMINVLVRLELAERQRKTLLQSRLLRIDGHLEAANGVQHVIAGRLVDLTDWLVGLDVRSRDFH; this is encoded by the coding sequence ATGAGCCTGCCCGACTACGCCGAGCTGCACTGCCTGTCGAACTTCAGTTTCCAGCGCGGTGCCTCCAGCGCCGCCGAGCTGGTCGAGCGCGCCAAGCTGCTCGGCTATCGCGCCCTGGCGATCACCGATGAATGCACCCTGGCCGGTATCGTGCGGGCCTGGCAGGCCGCCAAGGAGCATGGTGTGAAGCTGATCGTCGGCAGCGAGCTGAGGCTGCAGAACGGCGCCCGGCTGGTCCTGCTGGTCGAGAACCTCGCCGGTTACCAGCGTTTGTGTGCGCTGATAACCCGCGCCCGGCGGCGCGCGGAAAAGGGCCGCTACATCCTGCTCGACGAGGATCTGCCCGTGGAGCCGGACGGGTTGCTGGCCATCTGGCTGCCGGCACCAGACGACAACGCCATGGCTGGTGCCTGGCTGCGTGAGCGCTTTGCCGAACGCCTGTGGCTGGGGGTGGAGCTGCACCGCAGCGGCAACGATGCGGCGTTGCTGCAGCATGGCCTGGGCCTGGCCCGGCAACTGGGCATCCCTGCCGTGGCCTGTGGCGACGTGCATATGCACGCGCGTGGCCGCCGCGCCCTGCAGGACTGCATGACCGCCATCCGCCACCACCTGCCCGTGGCCGAAGCCGGCGCCCATCTGTTCGCCAATGGCGAGCGGCACCTGCGCCGCCGTGAGGAACTGGCCGAGCTGTATCCGCCCGAGCTACTCGCCGAAACCCTGCATATCGCCGAGCGTTGCCGGTTCGATCTCGATGAGCTCCAGTACCAGTATCCCCACGAGCTGGTGCCGGCCGGGCATACCCCCAGCTCCTGGCTGCGCCAGCTGGTCGAGGACGGCATTCGCTGGCGTTGGCCTGACGGCATTACCGAGCCAGTACGCAAGCAGATAGACAAAGAGCTCTCGCTGATCGGCGAGCTGCAGTACGAAAGCTATTTCCTCACCGTACACGATATCGTGCGCTTCGCCCGCGAGCAGTCGATTCTCTGCCAGGGGCGTGGCTCGGCGGCCAACTCGTCGGTGTGCTTCGCCCTGGGCATCACCGAACTGAACCCGATGGCCAAGGGCAGCCGCCTGCTGTTCGAGCGTTTCCTGTCCCGCGAGCGCAACGAGCCACCGGACATTGACGTGGATTTCGAGCACGACCGCCGCGAGGAAGTCATCCAGTACGTGTTCCGCCGTTATGGCCGCGAGCGCGCGGCGCTGACCGCGGTGGTCAGCACCTACCATGGTGCTGGGGCGATTCGCGACGTGGCCAAGGCCCTGGGTTTGCCGCCCGATCAGATCAACGCCCTGGCCAGTTGCTGCGGCCGCTGGAGCGACCGCATCCCCGATGCCGAACGCCTGCGCGAGGCCGGTTTCGACCCGCAGAGCAAGGTGCTGCACCGGGTGCTGGTGCTGGCTGGCGAGCTGATCGGCTTTCCCCGTCACCTCTCCCAGCACCCTGGCGGTTTCGTGATTTCCGAGACGCCCCTCGACACCCTAGTGCCGGTGGAAAACGCCAGCATGGCCGAGCGCACGGTGATCCAGTGGGACAAGGACGATCTCGACGCCGTCGGCCTGCTCAAGGTCGATGTGCTGGCCCTCGGCATGCTCAGCGCCCTGCGCCGCTGCTTCGACCTGCTGGCCGCCTACCGCGGCAAACGCTGGACGCTGGCCAGCCTGCCGGCCGAGGATCAGGCCACCTACGAGATGATCAGCCGCGCCGATACCCTGGGGGTGTTCCAGATCGAATCCCGCGCGCAGATGGCCATGCTGCCACGCCTGCGACCGAAGACCTTCTATGACCTGGTGATTCAGGTCGCCATCGTGCGGCCGGGGCCGATCCAGGGCGATATGGTGCATCCCTACCTGCGCCGCCGCACCGGCGAAGAAGAAGTCACCTACCCCTCCGAGGAATTGCAGCCGGTGTTCGAGCGCACCCTGGGCGTGCCGCTGTTTCAGGAACAGGTGATGGAGCTGGCGATCATCGCCGCCGATTACTCACCCGGCGAAGCGGACGAACTGCGCCGCGCCATGGCCGCCTGGAAGCGCCATGGCGGCCTGGAGCCGCACCGTGAGCGGCTGACCAAGCGCATGCTCGAGAAGGACTACCCGATCGAATACATCAACCGCATCTTCGAGCAGATCAAGGGCTTCGGCAGCTACGGCTTTCCCGAGTCCCACGCCTCCAGCTTCGCCCTGCTCACCTACGCCAGTTGCTGGCTCAAGTGCCACGAGCCGGCGGCCTTCGCCTGCGCGCTGATCAACAGTTGGCCGATGGGTTTCTACAATCCCGACCAGGTATTGCAGGACGCCCGCCGCCACGGCCTGCGCATCCACCCGGTGGACGTGCGCCACAGCGCCTGGGAATGCACCCTGGAAGATATCGGCAAGCCGCAGCCAGCGATTCGCCTGGGGCTGTGCCTGGTGAAAGGCTTTCGTGAAGACGCGGCGCTGCGTATTGTCTCGGCCCGCGAGCAGGCGGCATTCGGCGATATCGCCGACCTCTGCCAGCGCGCCCGCCTCGATAACAACGCCCGCACACGCCTGGCCGACGCCGGCGCCCTGCAGGCCCTGGTTGGCCATCGCCACCAGGCGCGCTGGGCCATCGCCGGGGTGGAGCCGCAGCTGCCACTGTTCGCCAGCCTGCCCGCCCAACAGGAAACCGCCATCAGCCTGCCGCGCCCCAGCGTCGGCGAGAACCTGCTGACCGACTACGCGACCCTGGGCACCACCCTCGGCCCGCACCCGCTGGCGTTGCTGCGCGGCAAACTCAGGGCCGCGCGCTGCCGCAGCCGTCGCGAACTGGAGCGTGTGGAGCCCGGCAGGATGGTCAGCGTGGCCGGCCTGGTGATCGGCCGCCAGCGCCCACAGACCGCCAGTGGCGTGACCTTCGTCACCCTGGAGGACGAGTTCGGCATGATCAACGTACTGGTGCGCCTGGAACTGGCCGAGCGCCAGCGCAAGACGCTGCTGCAATCGCGGCTGTTGCGCATCGACGGGCATCTGGAGGCCGCCAATGGCGTGCAGCACGTGATCGCCGGGCGGCTGGTCGACCTGACCGACTGGCTGGTGGGACTGGATGTGCGCAGTCGGGATTTTCATTGA
- a CDS encoding DUF3034 family protein, translating into MTMWLSQLTGALLLGMFTSAALAGEGRLLATGGASSLEGAAGGGITPWAVLAGYGEKGEWGADVFATRVETADYRLDVAGVAAAYDNRIELSYARQRLDLGNLARDLSLPENSLSQDIFGIKVRLFGDLIYDQLPQVSLGIQHKRQKDFLIPSLVGAQRDEDTEGYLTASRLILGGAFGYNLLLNGGVRYSRANELGLLGFGGDRRDRRSVLKEGSVAVLLNRQWAVGVEYREKPDNLNFAGESDWADLFVGYFPNKHLAIVLAYARLGEIATLDDQNGAYLSVQGSF; encoded by the coding sequence TTGACCATGTGGCTATCGCAACTGACCGGCGCCCTGCTGTTGGGCATGTTCACCTCGGCCGCCCTGGCCGGCGAAGGCCGCTTGCTGGCCACCGGCGGGGCCAGCAGCCTGGAAGGCGCTGCCGGTGGCGGCATCACGCCCTGGGCCGTGCTGGCCGGCTATGGCGAGAAGGGCGAGTGGGGCGCCGACGTGTTCGCCACGCGGGTGGAAACCGCTGACTACCGCCTGGACGTGGCCGGCGTGGCGGCAGCCTATGACAACCGCATCGAGCTGTCCTACGCGCGCCAGCGCCTCGACCTGGGCAACCTGGCCCGTGACCTGAGCCTGCCGGAAAACAGCCTCAGCCAGGATATCTTCGGTATCAAGGTGCGCCTGTTCGGCGACCTGATCTACGACCAGTTGCCCCAGGTGTCGCTGGGCATCCAGCACAAGCGCCAGAAGGACTTCCTGATCCCCAGCCTGGTCGGCGCCCAGCGCGACGAGGACACCGAAGGCTACCTGACCGCCAGCCGGCTGATCCTTGGCGGGGCCTTCGGCTACAACCTGCTGCTCAACGGCGGCGTACGCTACAGCCGCGCCAACGAGCTGGGCCTGCTGGGCTTCGGTGGCGATCGCCGTGACCGCCGTTCGGTGCTCAAGGAGGGCTCGGTGGCCGTGCTGCTCAACCGCCAGTGGGCAGTGGGCGTCGAGTACCGGGAAAAACCGGACAACCTCAACTTCGCCGGCGAAAGCGACTGGGCCGACCTGTTCGTCGGCTACTTCCCCAACAAGCACCTGGCCATCGTGCTGGCCTACGCGCGCCTTGGCGAGATCGCCACCCTGGATGACCAGAACGGTGCCTACCTGTCCGTGCAGGGGAGTTTCTGA
- a CDS encoding GNAT family N-acetyltransferase, which yields MSVTWHCKHHTELTKTELYAALALRTQVFVVEQNCPYLEVDGRDLEGDTCHLLGWHGEELVAYLRLLDPALNDGEVVIGRVVTAPSARGTGLGHSMMEQALLACGLRWPGLPVYMSAQAHLQGYYGRYGFVAATDEYLEDDIPHIGMRRAL from the coding sequence ATGTCCGTCACCTGGCACTGCAAACACCACACCGAACTGACCAAGACCGAGCTGTACGCCGCCCTGGCGCTGCGTACCCAGGTATTCGTGGTCGAGCAGAACTGCCCCTACCTGGAAGTCGATGGCCGTGACCTGGAGGGCGACACCTGCCACCTGCTGGGCTGGCACGGCGAGGAGCTGGTGGCCTACCTACGCCTGCTCGACCCGGCGCTCAATGATGGTGAGGTGGTGATCGGCCGCGTGGTCACCGCGCCCAGCGCGCGGGGCACCGGGCTTGGCCACAGCATGATGGAGCAGGCACTGCTGGCCTGTGGGCTGCGCTGGCCGGGCCTGCCCGTCTATATGTCCGCCCAGGCGCACCTGCAGGGGTATTACGGCCGCTACGGGTTCGTGGCGGCTACCGATGAATACCTGGAAGACGATATTCCGCATATCGGTATGCGCCGGGCGCTGTAA